A single region of the Salipaludibacillus sp. LMS25 genome encodes:
- a CDS encoding 4Fe-4S single cluster domain-containing protein, translating to MQLRIHRFIPYTNAEGPGKRACVWVQGCPIHCKGCGVPWTWSFKGGTLVSIDDVFDWIMESKATHDIEGVTFLGGEPFEQAEALAHLGQKIKQTKLSIMTFSGYYREQLDTMNKKGTDELLNVTDLFIDGPFIQEQLDTSRPWVGSANQRYHFLTDTYRHLEANIEQMPNRLEISLSQEGTIQVNGMATPEQLEKLLKGL from the coding sequence ATGCAATTAAGAATACACCGCTTCATTCCGTATACAAACGCTGAGGGACCGGGAAAACGTGCTTGCGTTTGGGTTCAAGGCTGTCCAATCCACTGTAAAGGTTGCGGAGTGCCGTGGACATGGTCATTTAAAGGTGGCACACTCGTTTCTATCGACGACGTATTTGATTGGATTATGGAAAGTAAAGCGACACACGATATAGAAGGTGTCACATTCCTTGGTGGTGAACCTTTCGAACAAGCAGAAGCCTTAGCCCATTTAGGGCAAAAAATAAAGCAAACCAAGTTATCTATTATGACGTTTAGCGGCTACTATCGTGAACAGTTAGACACGATGAACAAAAAGGGAACAGATGAACTCCTTAACGTCACCGACCTTTTTATTGATGGTCCGTTTATTCAAGAACAACTTGATACAAGCCGTCCCTGGGTTGGCTCAGCAAACCAGCGATACCACTTTTTAACGGATACGTATCGTCATTTAGAAGCTAACATTGAACAAATGCCCAACAGACTGGAGATTTCTTTATCTCAAGAAGGCACAATACAAGTAAATGGGATGGCGACACCTGAACAGCTTGAAAAATTGCTTAAAGGCCTTTGA
- a CDS encoding aspartate/glutamate racemase family protein, with product MKVIGLIGGMSWESSVEYYRIINEEVKRRLGGLHSAKCLLYSIDFDEIEQYQSKGDWERAGEVLGHAASSLEKGGVDFIVVCTNTMHKVVGAIQSRINVPLLHVADATASQIKEKGINSVGLLGTKYTMEQDFYKSRLESNGIKVIVPNDNEREIVNKVIYEELCLGKIHQGSRDYYKKVIQGLIEIGAEGIILGCTEIGLLVKPEDSEVPLFDTTYIHAFEAVNMSLK from the coding sequence ATGAAGGTTATTGGTCTTATCGGTGGAATGAGTTGGGAATCTTCTGTTGAATATTATCGGATTATTAACGAAGAAGTGAAAAGGAGATTAGGAGGGCTACATTCAGCAAAATGTCTTTTATATAGTATCGATTTTGATGAAATTGAACAGTACCAATCAAAAGGTGACTGGGAAAGGGCCGGTGAAGTGTTAGGTCACGCTGCAAGTTCTTTGGAAAAAGGAGGGGTTGACTTTATTGTGGTTTGTACCAATACGATGCATAAAGTTGTAGGTGCCATCCAGTCAAGAATCAATGTACCCCTTTTGCATGTAGCTGATGCAACAGCATCCCAAATTAAAGAGAAAGGGATTAATTCGGTTGGGTTGCTTGGTACAAAATACACAATGGAGCAAGACTTTTATAAATCACGTTTGGAATCTAACGGTATCAAAGTTATTGTGCCAAATGACAATGAAAGAGAGATTGTAAACAAGGTTATTTACGAAGAGTTATGTTTGGGTAAGATTCATCAAGGTTCAAGGGATTATTATAAAAAGGTTATCCAAGGTTTAATTGAAATTGGAGCTGAAGGAATTATATTAGGCTGTACAGAAATTGGATTATTGGTAAAACCGGAGGATTCCGAAGTTCCTCTATTTGACACAACCTACATACATGCTTTTGAAGCTGTAAATATGTCCTTAAAATAG
- a CDS encoding methyl-accepting chemotaxis protein: MKTIKTRLIIFFTSLITLTVIGLAGISIFGSASSLRSEAEIGLSSAAEEMTRFLNANLQVELAYLEGTSHNAIITEDVPESEKVAFFTEQLETMNFNSISYIEVGESAPSFATSDAEVNLADYEYLDLALEGEHVVSDVMVNEHSGNAIITFAVPVLENGSISGVLYGEQDAFFLTNLIKDFEFEGHDSTRTFIANREGTFQAHHEPGIVEMQLNLLAMADGEVDKEVSVDSLEELSLLFENHIQHGESGYGEHTFAGDKILVGYAPVEGTNWMLAIEVDEADILAELVQLTTILLAVSAFFLIVAIAGTYVVSNTIGKPLMIATGEIERLANYDLSEASNSALEKYAGRRDEIGTIIQSLTNMRRNLVGLIQMTGQLSEQVSAASQQLTATSQHSSNAAGEVSSAIEDIASGASAQAADTEKGSEQVQELGALMDNNKYLVTTVLDSTGHVSELKDDGLASLKDLVEKTEVNTTSIKEIKEMIVTTDASAEKIASASQMIKGISEQTNLLALNAAIEAARAGEAGQGFAVVADEVRKLAEQSNDFTEEIVTIIQELTEKTKNSVKTMDLVDDNTSSQLDSLEKTNAQFAGIDEAVEKMKQAMTNMMESEHLMQDKKEEIVQLINNLSAISEQNAASTQEATASVQEQTASMSEIAHSSEELANLAEKMQESISKFKF, encoded by the coding sequence GTGAAAACAATTAAAACGAGACTCATTATTTTTTTTACAAGCTTAATTACGTTAACAGTGATCGGGTTGGCTGGTATATCTATTTTCGGGAGTGCTTCTAGTTTGCGTAGTGAAGCAGAAATAGGCCTATCAAGTGCTGCAGAAGAAATGACAAGGTTTCTTAATGCAAACTTACAGGTAGAATTAGCTTATTTAGAAGGAACTTCTCACAATGCGATTATTACGGAAGACGTGCCAGAAAGTGAAAAAGTAGCTTTCTTTACAGAGCAATTGGAGACGATGAACTTTAATAGTATTTCCTACATTGAAGTTGGTGAGAGCGCTCCCAGTTTTGCCACTTCAGATGCAGAAGTCAATTTAGCAGATTATGAGTATTTGGACTTAGCATTAGAAGGTGAGCATGTTGTCTCAGATGTTATGGTTAACGAACATTCAGGCAATGCCATCATTACTTTCGCGGTTCCTGTTTTAGAAAATGGGTCAATTTCAGGTGTGTTATATGGCGAACAAGATGCCTTTTTTCTAACAAACTTAATTAAAGATTTTGAGTTTGAAGGCCATGACTCTACACGAACGTTCATTGCGAACCGTGAGGGAACCTTTCAAGCACACCACGAACCTGGTATTGTAGAAATGCAATTAAATCTTTTGGCGATGGCGGATGGTGAAGTCGACAAAGAGGTTTCAGTAGATTCTTTAGAAGAGCTGTCACTTTTATTTGAAAATCACATTCAACATGGAGAGTCAGGGTATGGGGAACATACCTTTGCAGGGGATAAAATTCTTGTAGGTTATGCGCCAGTTGAAGGAACGAACTGGATGCTTGCGATCGAAGTGGATGAGGCAGATATTTTAGCAGAACTTGTGCAATTAACGACGATTTTATTGGCTGTCTCTGCGTTCTTTTTAATCGTAGCCATAGCCGGTACTTATGTCGTTAGTAACACGATTGGTAAACCATTGATGATTGCTACGGGTGAGATTGAACGTTTAGCAAATTACGACTTATCAGAAGCTTCAAATAGTGCACTAGAAAAATATGCAGGACGGCGAGATGAAATAGGAACAATCATTCAATCACTGACTAATATGAGACGGAATCTCGTCGGGTTAATCCAAATGACAGGGCAGCTTTCAGAGCAAGTGTCGGCTGCTTCGCAACAATTAACAGCGACGAGCCAACATTCTTCTAATGCGGCAGGTGAAGTATCGTCAGCGATTGAGGACATTGCCTCAGGTGCTTCAGCACAGGCTGCTGATACGGAAAAAGGCTCGGAACAAGTGCAAGAATTAGGTGCGTTAATGGATAATAACAAGTATCTTGTGACGACCGTTTTAGATTCCACTGGTCATGTGAGTGAATTGAAAGACGATGGATTAGCAAGCTTGAAAGATCTTGTGGAAAAAACAGAAGTAAATACCACATCCATTAAGGAAATTAAAGAAATGATTGTGACGACGGATGCTAGCGCAGAAAAGATCGCGTCAGCTAGTCAAATGATAAAAGGTATCTCTGAACAAACAAATTTACTAGCCTTAAACGCTGCCATAGAAGCAGCGAGAGCAGGCGAAGCAGGACAAGGGTTTGCCGTTGTCGCTGATGAAGTACGAAAACTTGCTGAACAATCGAACGACTTTACGGAAGAAATTGTCACCATCATTCAAGAATTGACTGAGAAGACGAAGAACTCCGTGAAAACGATGGACTTAGTCGATGACAATACAAGTTCTCAATTAGATAGTTTAGAAAAAACGAATGCTCAATTTGCAGGTATTGACGAAGCAGTTGAAAAAATGAAACAAGCGATGACCAATATGATGGAATCGGAGCACTTAATGCAGGACAAAAAAGAAGAAATTGTTCAGTTAATTAATAACCTCTCTGCCATTTCAGAACAAAATGCTGCCAGTACTCAGGAAGCGACTGCCTCTGTGCAGGAACAGACAGCCTCCATGTCAGAAATTGCTCATTCCAGCGAAGAATTGGCAAATCTTGCAGAAAAAATGCAAGAAAGCATCTCTAAATTTAAATTTTAA
- a CDS encoding helix-hairpin-helix domain-containing protein yields MEKPSITQMGKKWELMNSLWMLWLFFIGFTSYISFFYIGARTNTKKWLIYGAIYGVLFAQGIIIDELASPESNLMTLSSLIFITSWIWSIVHGFLARPDYLRRKEKILLKEAALHEKQLRSIRTSTENDEIRAVPTPSSHHDHLTSDMNLLTDVSQPETSVGTERSVSKDIKAVKVNSATKQELTAIPSLNTFLAESIIAERGKNGAYESFEDFAERNSLKPHVVIKARPFLVFSESVENQPNSKMTTEEKKTTTKGRVIDF; encoded by the coding sequence ATGGAAAAACCTAGTATTACTCAGATGGGGAAGAAATGGGAGCTAATGAACTCTTTATGGATGCTTTGGCTATTCTTCATCGGTTTTACCAGCTATATAAGTTTCTTTTACATTGGGGCACGAACCAACACAAAGAAGTGGCTTATCTATGGGGCTATTTACGGTGTTTTGTTTGCTCAGGGGATCATTATCGATGAACTTGCCTCACCGGAATCTAATCTCATGACTCTATCTAGTTTAATCTTTATAACTTCTTGGATCTGGTCTATCGTCCATGGTTTTTTAGCGCGCCCAGACTATTTAAGAAGAAAAGAAAAAATCTTACTAAAAGAAGCAGCCTTACACGAAAAACAACTAAGGAGTATCCGCACTTCTACAGAAAATGATGAGATAAGAGCAGTCCCTACGCCTTCTTCTCATCACGATCACCTCACGTCTGATATGAATTTATTGACTGACGTTTCTCAACCGGAAACCTCCGTAGGAACAGAAAGATCCGTTAGCAAAGACATTAAGGCTGTTAAAGTGAATAGCGCAACAAAACAAGAGTTAACCGCTATCCCATCATTGAATACTTTTTTAGCAGAATCCATCATAGCAGAACGAGGCAAAAACGGGGCTTATGAATCGTTTGAAGATTTCGCTGAACGCAATAGTCTAAAACCCCATGTCGTTATTAAAGCACGTCCTTTTCTTGTTTTCTCTGAAAGTGTAGAAAATCAACCTAATAGTAAAATGACGACCGAAGAGAAAAAGACCACAACTAAAGGAAGGGTTATCGATTTCTAA
- a CDS encoding AAA family ATPase codes for MHNEAFKQRIAKYLRARFSFLSVSTWEEERVISEIKQLCADEETINTTRNVFTWSVTEGYRSLDRDFPNEQTPIKALDFIEKIDEPAVFILKDFHTYLGGEHRQADFNVIRKIRDLAAVLEKSTVPKNVIFVSPIFNIPLELQKDIVIVDYDLPSYDEIKASLDEIIAANQNNERITINLTDDEEEKLVKAALGLTLQEAENAFALSMVSDGKLNMDSISHVLKEKQQIIQKTGILEYIPVNLNMEDVGGLDNIKRWLTKRNNSWLGTADDYGLPSPKGVLITGVPGCGKSLIAKAMSAMWHLPLLKLDMGKIFSGVVGSSEQNMRKAIQTAEAIAPGILWIDEIEKGLSGTGSGGDGGTSTRIFGSLLTWMQEKTKPVFVIATANNIQSLPPELLRKGRFDEIFFVDLPTKKERQVIFNIHLNKRLKSKQAKGDFEISADVLDALAEKTEGFVGAEIEQAVISGLFEAFYQNRSITLQDLEQSIEQTVPLSVTQAEQIRSLREWANVRAVAATSQEDRNEYGQDTPAMKAAPKEVKPAPEDIKRSRGGRSIDF; via the coding sequence ATGCATAATGAAGCATTTAAACAACGTATAGCTAAATATTTACGCGCACGATTCTCTTTTTTGAGTGTATCTACTTGGGAAGAAGAACGAGTCATTAGCGAAATCAAACAGTTATGTGCTGATGAAGAAACAATTAATACGACAAGAAATGTGTTCACTTGGAGTGTTACTGAAGGGTATCGTTCCCTAGATAGGGACTTTCCGAATGAACAAACACCTATCAAAGCACTAGATTTTATTGAAAAGATAGATGAACCTGCTGTGTTTATTCTGAAAGATTTTCATACATATTTAGGGGGCGAACATAGACAGGCTGATTTTAACGTCATTAGAAAAATAAGAGACCTTGCTGCTGTTTTGGAAAAAAGCACCGTGCCTAAAAACGTGATATTTGTTTCCCCTATTTTTAATATTCCTTTAGAATTACAAAAAGATATTGTGATTGTAGACTATGATCTTCCTTCATACGATGAAATAAAGGCCTCGTTAGATGAAATTATCGCAGCCAATCAAAATAACGAAAGAATAACGATTAATTTAACAGACGATGAAGAAGAAAAACTTGTTAAAGCAGCTCTAGGACTTACGTTACAAGAAGCTGAAAATGCCTTTGCCCTCTCGATGGTCAGTGATGGAAAGCTTAATATGGACAGTATTTCACATGTCCTCAAAGAAAAACAGCAGATTATTCAAAAGACAGGTATCTTAGAATATATCCCTGTTAACTTAAACATGGAGGATGTTGGCGGACTAGATAACATTAAACGCTGGCTGACGAAACGGAATAATTCGTGGCTTGGAACAGCCGATGATTACGGCTTACCATCTCCTAAAGGCGTCCTGATAACTGGGGTTCCTGGGTGTGGAAAAAGTTTAATTGCTAAAGCGATGAGCGCTATGTGGCATCTGCCTTTATTAAAGCTAGACATGGGGAAAATTTTCAGCGGTGTGGTAGGAAGCAGTGAACAAAATATGCGTAAAGCCATTCAAACAGCTGAAGCTATTGCGCCTGGTATTTTATGGATCGATGAAATTGAAAAAGGGTTAAGTGGTACTGGCTCTGGCGGTGACGGTGGCACTTCCACAAGAATATTCGGTTCTTTACTAACATGGATGCAAGAGAAAACGAAGCCCGTTTTCGTTATTGCAACCGCTAATAATATTCAATCATTGCCTCCTGAATTATTAAGGAAAGGCCGTTTTGATGAAATCTTTTTCGTCGACTTACCTACCAAAAAAGAAAGACAGGTTATTTTTAACATTCACTTAAATAAGCGATTGAAATCGAAGCAGGCGAAAGGAGACTTTGAGATTTCTGCTGACGTGCTAGACGCTTTAGCGGAAAAAACAGAGGGTTTTGTGGGAGCTGAAATCGAGCAGGCCGTTATTTCAGGTTTATTTGAAGCCTTTTATCAAAACCGCAGCATTACTTTACAAGATTTAGAACAATCCATTGAACAGACGGTCCCACTCTCAGTCACACAAGCTGAACAAATTCGCTCGTTACGTGAGTGGGCTAATGTGAGAGCTGTAGCGGCAACCTCTCAAGAAGACCGCAACGAATATGGTCAAGATACCCCTGCCATGAAAGCTGCACCGAAAGAGGTAAAACCTGCTCCTGAAGATATTAAACGGTCCCGCGGTGGTAGATCAATCGATTTTTAG
- a CDS encoding DUF6612 family protein yields the protein MKKLFLGGCLFVSLLTVAACQAEPTADEVFETASDVHSETDSMDVSFEIEVDDVASSWMMRLDYKNDTYYLVTDDEYAELYQEDDTIGIIINGSVMNPEATRADSYKAVMANFIEHHENPMRRLKEFDETIEEKFELEVTDSDYILTYSGDEKAQQLYAEGLAEEIREQDPSAPDFTDVSANKIELTITIDKETERIQEIHEVLDYTVTAMDEANDIVVENTYTYSNFQSVEIEKPELLDTLVGEEEQALYEDEAANYLEALIEATVYQNAEDFGENAAGSGSPEEKQSEGDHQKESFKEFYRQNTEENMGEVVSSDAIDALTDAFMEALSQTSYEVVDSQLVSNEQIVVTLSIEGLQDWAIQSIVEKKLIEEVEAGDVEQEDIFERNVELLIDVYENAKQYWADPIEVDVTVSRLEDGTYMVFVQDEYLIGGFVQ from the coding sequence ATGAAAAAATTATTTTTAGGTGGTTGTTTATTTGTTAGTCTTTTGACTGTAGCGGCTTGTCAGGCTGAGCCTACTGCTGACGAGGTGTTTGAAACTGCAAGTGACGTACACTCAGAAACGGATTCTATGGATGTGTCATTTGAAATAGAAGTTGATGACGTGGCAAGCAGCTGGATGATGCGTCTAGATTATAAAAATGATACGTATTATTTAGTGACAGATGATGAGTATGCTGAGTTATATCAAGAGGATGATACTATAGGCATTATTATAAACGGATCAGTGATGAACCCTGAAGCAACACGTGCCGATAGTTACAAAGCTGTAATGGCTAATTTTATAGAACATCATGAAAACCCAATGAGACGGCTAAAAGAATTTGATGAGACTATTGAGGAAAAGTTTGAACTAGAAGTGACAGACTCGGACTATATTCTGACGTATAGTGGAGATGAAAAGGCCCAGCAATTATACGCTGAAGGTTTAGCAGAAGAAATCCGAGAACAAGATCCTAGTGCTCCAGACTTTACAGATGTCTCTGCAAATAAGATAGAACTTACAATTACAATAGATAAAGAGACAGAGAGAATTCAAGAGATTCATGAGGTGTTAGATTATACTGTCACGGCAATGGATGAGGCTAATGACATAGTAGTAGAAAATACGTATACGTATTCCAATTTTCAATCTGTTGAGATTGAAAAACCTGAACTGTTAGATACATTAGTCGGTGAAGAAGAACAAGCCCTATATGAAGATGAAGCTGCCAACTATTTAGAGGCACTCATTGAAGCAACTGTTTATCAAAATGCGGAAGATTTTGGAGAGAACGCAGCAGGATCCGGCTCTCCTGAAGAAAAACAATCGGAAGGCGACCACCAAAAAGAAAGTTTCAAAGAATTCTATCGGCAAAACACAGAAGAAAATATGGGGGAAGTGGTTTCAAGTGATGCTATCGATGCCTTAACCGATGCCTTTATGGAGGCACTTTCACAAACATCCTACGAGGTAGTCGATTCTCAATTGGTGTCGAATGAGCAAATTGTTGTGACACTATCAATCGAGGGGCTTCAGGATTGGGCTATTCAATCAATAGTTGAAAAAAAATTGATTGAGGAAGTGGAAGCAGGTGACGTGGAGCAAGAGGACATTTTTGAAAGAAATGTAGAATTGTTAATAGATGTTTATGAAAATGCAAAGCAATATTGGGCAGATCCGATTGAAGTGGATGTGACAGTAAGTCGCTTAGAAGATGGTACTTATATGGTCTTTGTTCAAGATGAGTATTTAATCGGCGGCTTCGTTCAATAA
- a CDS encoding GNAT family N-acetyltransferase — MLYQNIYEMTARQDIINTFPLMKQLRTHLDKDTYVALVEEAMAVDQYRLVALFDGDKMVAVAGFKPMITLYYGRFVWVCDLVTDSASRSNGYGEKLLTYVEEWAGAHNYEKVALSSGLQRTNAHRFYEEKMAYDKASYVFKKDILSQITVRKTPTSK; from the coding sequence ATGCTTTATCAAAACATTTATGAAATGACGGCGCGGCAAGACATTATTAACACGTTTCCACTTATGAAACAATTACGCACACATCTTGATAAGGACACCTATGTGGCGCTTGTAGAGGAAGCGATGGCAGTTGATCAGTACCGGCTAGTCGCTTTATTTGATGGTGATAAGATGGTTGCTGTAGCAGGGTTTAAACCAATGATTACGTTATATTATGGGCGATTTGTTTGGGTATGTGATCTTGTTACTGATAGTGCGAGCCGGTCTAACGGCTACGGGGAAAAACTGTTGACGTACGTAGAGGAGTGGGCAGGGGCCCATAACTACGAAAAAGTGGCACTATCTTCAGGCTTGCAACGAACGAATGCCCATCGATTTTATGAGGAAAAAATGGCTTACGATAAAGCCAGCTATGTGTTTAAAAAGGATATATTATCACAGATAACCGTCCGTAAAACTCCGACCTCAAAATAG
- a CDS encoding PTS sugar transporter subunit IIC yields the protein MMKTQELQMKLQETAGKISGNKYLKAISDGLLSTLPALIIGAFSTLLASMAIESYQEFITNTGLKDILQLPSIYTINIISIYAAFFIAYRLSVSFNKDGAPAGLISLISFLLVTPFTFMEDDSRVLPFQFLGAQGLFVAIIVGLISARLYVFIVDRGITIKMPDGVPPTVSKTFAGLIPAILIVILFTIINVIFANTNFGSAHEFIYSFVQAPLQNLGGGFWSLIILTLVVQVLWLLGIHGMLVILPIYYSIWMPLGVENLDALAAGEALPNIVNTGFFMTFVIAGGSGLTLSLCLLMAFWAKSKRYKTLGRLALPGSFFGINEPLIFGLPIVLNPYFAIPFIVAPLLGAIIPYVAMSTGLVPYVAGAHLPLGTPVIASAFLQGGFILIVMQLINFIIAGVIYYPFFRSVDKKAYQEEQQAQGNTKGEVQA from the coding sequence ATGATGAAAACACAAGAATTACAGATGAAACTTCAGGAAACAGCAGGGAAAATCAGTGGTAATAAATACTTAAAAGCAATTTCCGATGGGCTATTATCCACATTACCGGCATTAATTATCGGAGCATTCTCCACCTTACTTGCAAGTATGGCAATTGAAAGTTACCAGGAATTCATTACAAACACAGGCTTAAAAGATATTTTACAACTTCCGTCCATTTATACAATCAATATTATATCCATTTATGCAGCGTTTTTTATTGCTTATCGACTATCTGTCTCGTTTAATAAAGATGGCGCACCAGCAGGACTTATTTCACTTATCTCCTTCTTGTTAGTGACGCCATTTACTTTTATGGAAGATGACTCACGGGTTTTACCCTTTCAATTTTTAGGAGCACAAGGTCTATTCGTTGCTATTATTGTCGGTCTCATTTCTGCGAGATTGTATGTCTTTATTGTGGATAGAGGCATTACAATTAAAATGCCAGATGGGGTTCCACCAACGGTGTCTAAAACATTTGCAGGGTTAATTCCAGCTATTTTAATTGTCATCTTATTTACTATCATCAATGTTATTTTCGCAAATACGAACTTCGGAAGTGCACATGAATTCATTTATTCCTTTGTACAAGCCCCTCTACAAAACTTAGGCGGCGGTTTCTGGTCACTCATTATTCTAACGTTAGTCGTTCAAGTGTTATGGCTGCTCGGGATTCATGGGATGTTAGTCATACTACCGATTTATTATAGTATTTGGATGCCATTAGGAGTGGAAAATTTAGATGCACTAGCAGCAGGGGAGGCTTTGCCTAACATCGTCAACACAGGATTTTTCATGACATTTGTTATTGCTGGCGGATCAGGTCTAACACTATCTTTGTGTCTCTTAATGGCTTTTTGGGCAAAAAGTAAGCGGTACAAAACATTAGGGCGATTAGCACTACCAGGCTCTTTCTTTGGTATTAATGAACCGTTAATTTTCGGTCTGCCAATTGTTCTTAATCCATATTTCGCTATTCCATTTATTGTAGCACCACTTTTAGGAGCCATTATTCCTTATGTGGCCATGTCTACAGGGCTGGTACCATACGTGGCAGGTGCTCACTTGCCTTTAGGAACGCCTGTTATTGCCAGTGCCTTTTTGCAGGGTGGTTTTATCCTCATTGTCATGCAGCTCATTAATTTTATCATCGCGGGCGTAATTTACTATCCTTTCTTCCGTTCAGTTGATAAGAAAGCATATCAAGAAGAACAGCAGGCACAAGGAAACACGAAGGGAGAAGTACAAGCTTAA
- the chrA gene encoding chromate efflux transporter, with protein sequence MANNSQHTFKALWEIFLVSSRLGFTSFGGPIAHLGYFHDEYVRRRKWLNEQHYADLVALCQFLPGPASSQVGIGIGLLRGGFLGGIISFIGFTFPSVLVLMIFALFLQTSGLNDTGWINGLKLVAVAVVAHAIIGMAKNLTPDTTRKTIALLAVILTVLWQTAYTQVGVIFIAGTLGFFLYRKEVTDINKDESSFPLSKRLGIVCLTLFFVLLFVLPILREVTSYNWIAIADSFYRSGSLVFGGGHVVLPLLEREFVPTGWISEEHFLTGYGATQAVPGPLFTFAAYLGTVIAGWQGGLLATAAIFLPAFLLIIGTLPFWNELRKNPHMKAALMGINAAVVGILISAFYEPIWTSAIVTAYDFAFAALLFSMLAYWKLPAWTVVLAGACGGFLIAII encoded by the coding sequence ATGGCTAACAACTCTCAACACACGTTTAAAGCCTTATGGGAAATCTTTTTGGTATCATCACGCCTTGGTTTCACATCATTTGGCGGACCAATCGCTCATTTAGGCTATTTTCACGATGAATACGTCCGTCGACGAAAATGGCTTAATGAACAGCATTATGCTGACCTCGTCGCTTTGTGCCAATTCCTTCCTGGCCCAGCTAGTAGCCAAGTGGGAATCGGAATTGGTCTACTTCGCGGTGGTTTTCTTGGCGGTATCATCTCATTTATAGGGTTCACATTTCCATCCGTTTTAGTTCTCATGATATTCGCTCTTTTTTTACAAACATCCGGTTTGAATGATACAGGGTGGATTAATGGGCTTAAATTAGTGGCAGTAGCTGTTGTCGCTCATGCCATTATAGGTATGGCAAAAAACTTAACACCTGATACTACAAGGAAAACCATCGCCTTACTTGCAGTTATACTGACCGTGTTGTGGCAAACTGCTTATACACAAGTGGGGGTCATCTTCATTGCAGGGACACTAGGCTTTTTTCTTTATCGAAAAGAGGTTACTGACATAAACAAGGATGAGAGTTCTTTTCCTTTATCGAAACGACTGGGAATCGTCTGTTTAACATTATTTTTTGTGCTTTTATTTGTTCTACCAATACTGAGAGAGGTCACCTCTTATAATTGGATAGCAATCGCAGATAGTTTTTATCGCTCCGGTTCGCTCGTCTTTGGCGGAGGTCATGTTGTCCTCCCCTTACTCGAAAGAGAATTTGTTCCTACAGGGTGGATTAGCGAGGAGCACTTTTTAACAGGATATGGTGCTACTCAAGCTGTGCCAGGTCCTCTTTTCACCTTCGCCGCTTATCTGGGAACGGTTATTGCCGGGTGGCAAGGGGGCTTATTAGCAACTGCTGCCATTTTTTTGCCGGCTTTTTTACTTATTATCGGGACACTCCCTTTCTGGAATGAGCTGAGGAAAAACCCTCACATGAAAGCTGCCTTAATGGGGATAAATGCCGCTGTTGTTGGCATTTTGATTTCTGCTTTCTATGAGCCAATTTGGACGAGTGCGATTGTAACTGCTTATGATTTCGCTTTTGCAGCGTTACTTTTCTCTATGCTCGCTTACTGGAAATTACCAGCATGGACTGTCGTCCTAGCAGGTGCTTGCGGTGGTTTCCTTATTGCCATCATTTAA
- a CDS encoding DUF2997 domain-containing protein yields MSSNKKLRIEITPDGKINAKTLGMTGDECLQYVTLLENLLDAEAIDSEFTEDYYQTTSIQQPVMEKRIVKGE; encoded by the coding sequence ATGAGTTCAAACAAAAAACTGCGCATTGAAATTACGCCAGATGGCAAAATCAATGCTAAAACACTTGGTATGACAGGTGACGAATGCCTCCAGTACGTCACTCTTCTTGAAAACTTGTTGGATGCAGAAGCCATAGACTCTGAATTTACGGAAGACTATTATCAAACAACGTCAATTCAACAACCAGTGATGGAAAAAAGAATCGTTAAGGGAGAGTAG